The window GGCGATCATGACCACCGACACGGTGGAAAAGACCGTGGCGGTGAAGCTCACGCTGGGCGGAAGGGAAGTGACAATCGGCGCGGCGGCCAAGGGCTCGGGGATGATCCATCCGAACATGGCGACCATGCTGGCTTTTTTCAGCACGGATGCCGCGATCACCCCGTCGGCCCTGCAAGAGGCCCTGCGGGCCGTGGTGGCGCGCACGTTCAACATGGTCAGCGTGGACGGTGACCGCAGCCCCAACGACAGCGCCTTTGTCCTGGCGAACGGGGCCTCGGGCGCCCCGCTGATCGAGAGCCCGGACAGCCCGGGCTGGGAGGAGTTCCGCTCCGCTCTGTACCTGGCCGCCGAGAGCCTGGCCAAGAAAATGGCCGCGGACGGCGAGGGCGCGACCCATCTGGTCGAAATACGCGTCAACGGCGCGGACAGTTTCGACAACGCCGACCGGGTGGCGCGCTCGGTGGCCAACTCGCCCCTGGTCAAGACCGCCCTGTTCGGGGCCGATCCCAACTGGGGACGGATAATCTGCGCGGCCGGCTACAGCGGCGCGCCGGTGGACCCCGCGCGGATGGATATCAGCTTGGCCGGCACGCGGGTGTTCAGCCAGGGAGCGCCGGTTCAGGTCGACCTTCCCGCCCTGAGCGCCAGGCTGAAGGAAAAGGAAATCATCATCGAACTGGACCTGGGCCAGGGCGGCGAGAGCTGCCGGTTCTGGACCTGCGATTTCTCTTACGATTATGTGCGGATCAACGCCGAATACCATACATGAGCAACCCGGCTCCGGACGTAAGCCCGCGCCCGGCGCCGCTTTGACGCAACCTGCTGAATGGAGACCCAGGACATGACAACGCACCGCAAGCTGTTCATCCCCGGCCCCACAGAGGTCTTGCCCGAAGTACTGCACGAAATGGCCCGTCCCCAGATCGGCCACCGTTTCCCGGAGTGCTCCGAGCTGATCGCCGCGATCATCCCGATGGTCCAGGAGATGCTTTACACCAAGAACATGATTTTCCTTTCCACCTCCAGCGGCACCGGGCTGATGGAGGGGGCGGTGCGCAACTGCGTCAAGACGAGTTGTGTCTCGTTCATCAACGGCGCTTTCAGCAAGCGTTTTTGCCAGATCGCCCAGGCCAACGGCAAGAAAGCCATCCCGGTGGAGATCGAGGCC of the bacterium genome contains:
- the argJ gene encoding bifunctional glutamate N-acetyltransferase/amino-acid acetyltransferase ArgJ, with the translated sequence MAQIVQGSVDTTPGFRAVGVRCCVRTGEGPDLAVLLSDRPCVAAGVFTTNRVKAAPVMYCKDVLSTSADRIRAVVVNAGVANACTGERGLKDAAETAATAEQALGLPARCTLVMSTGVIGHHLPMERMRAGIQEAAGRLTRGETGQFQRAIMTTDTVEKTVAVKLTLGGREVTIGAAAKGSGMIHPNMATMLAFFSTDAAITPSALQEALRAVVARTFNMVSVDGDRSPNDSAFVLANGASGAPLIESPDSPGWEEFRSALYLAAESLAKKMAADGEGATHLVEIRVNGADSFDNADRVARSVANSPLVKTALFGADPNWGRIICAAGYSGAPVDPARMDISLAGTRVFSQGAPVQVDLPALSARLKEKEIIIELDLGQGGESCRFWTCDFSYDYVRINAEYHT